The Apus apus isolate bApuApu2 chromosome 8, bApuApu2.pri.cur, whole genome shotgun sequence genome has a window encoding:
- the EIF2A gene encoding eukaryotic translation initiation factor 2A isoform X3, translated as MAPPAPLLAVRGSEGLYMVNGPPSFTESTAFQRDSGKNCKVVAFSKDGSLFAWCNGEKVNLVNVTSAELLCSFDLPKVVCLAFSPKNSVLATWQAYTTAKDGTAGLPNLQLHDVKTGKCLKSFIQKKMQNWCPCWADDESICARNVNNEVHFFENNDFNTIANKLHLQKVNDFVLSPGAQPTKVAVYVPGSKGAPSFVRLYQYPSFGGPQSALANKSFFKADKVTMLWNKKATAVLVVASTEVDKTGASYYGEQTLHYIGTDGQSAVVQLPKDGPIYDVVWSPSSVEFCVVYGFMPAKATVFNLKCDPVFDFGTGPRNAAYYSPHGHILVLAGFGNLRGQMEVWDVKNYKLISKPVASDSTYFAWCPDGEHIVTATCAPRLRVSNGYKIWHYTGTLLHSYQVPSNEEMWQVSWQPFPDGVFPAKAVKYQAVPSELPSAEPRPAQAYRPPALRNKPATSSKLHEDEPPQNMKPQSGSSDKPLSKTALKNQRKHEAKKAAKQEAKAEASQEGRQCPAAASAPRGAAPASSGDPELDKKIKNLKKKLKAIEQLKEQAAAGKQLEKNQLEKIQKETALLQELEELELGL; from the exons ATGGCGCCTCCCGCGCCGCTGCTGGCAG TGAGAGGATCCGAGGGGCTTTACATGGTGAATGGGCCACCCAGTTTCACAGAGAGCACAGCGTTTCAAAG ggACTCTGGAAAAAATTGCAAGGTTGTTGCTTTTAGCAAGGACGGTTCCCTCTTTGCCTGGTGCAACGGAGAAAA AGTAAACCTAGTTAATGTCACCAGTGCTGAGTTGCTGTGCTCCTTTGATCTCCCGAAGGTGGTTTGCCTCGCGTTCTCGCCCAAGAACAGTGTCCTGGCCACCTGGCAGGCCTACACAA CTGCTAAAgatggcacagcagggctgcccaACCTGCAGCTTCATGatgtgaaaactggaaaatgctTAAAATCCTTCATCCAGAAGAAGATGCAGAACTG GTGTCCTTGCTGGGCAGATGATGAGAGCATTTGTGCCAGGAATGTAAACAATGAAGTGCACTTCTTTGAAAACAACGACTTCA acaCTATTGCAAATAAACTACATTTGCAGAAGGTTAATGATTTTGTGTTATCTCCAGGAGCACAGCCAACCAAG GTGGCCGTGTATGTGCCGGGCAGCAAGGGAGCTCCCTCCTTCGTCAGGCTCTACCAGTACCCCAGCTTTGGTGGCCCCCAGTCTGCACTGGCCAACAAGAGCTTCTTTAAAGCTGACAAGGTGACAATGCTGTGGAACAAGAAAG CCACGGCCGTGCTGGTGGTCGCCAGCACCGAGGTGGACAAGACGGGAGCCTCGTACTACGGCGAGCAGACCCTGCACTACATCGGCACGGACGGGCAGAGCGCCGTGGTGCAGCTGC CAAAAGATGGCCCTATTTATGACGTAGTTTGGAGCCCCAGTTCTGTGGAGTTCTGCGTGGTGTACGGTTTTATGCCTGCCAAAGCAACAGTTTTTAACCTGAAATGTGACCCCGTGTTTGATTTCGGCACCGGTCCCCGCAATGCTGCCTACTACAGCCCCCACGGACACatcctggtgctggcagggttTGGAAATCTGCGGGGACAGATGGAAGTGTGGGACGTTAAGAACTACAAACTCATTTCCAAGCCAGTAGCCTCGGATTCCACCTACTTCGCGTGGTGTCCTGACGGGGAGCACATCGTTACAGCCACCTGTGCTCCCAGGCTGAGGGTCAGCAACGGCTACAAGATCTGGCACTACACTGGCACTCTGCTGCACAGCTACCAGGTTCCCTCCAACGAGGAAATGTGGCAGGTGTCCTGGCAGCCCTTCCCGGATGGCGTGTTCCCAGCAAAAGCCGTGAAGTACCAGGCGGTGCCGAGCGAGCTGCCCAGCGCTGAGCCCAGGCCTGCTCAGGCCTACAGGCCTCCAGCCCTCAGGAACAAGCCTGCCACCAGCTCCAAGCTT CATGAGGATGAGCCACCTCAGAATATGAAGCCTCAGTCGGGAAGCAGTGATAAGCCACTCTCTAAAACAGCTCTCAAAAACCAAAGGAAGCATGAAGCCAAGAAAGCTGCTAAACAG GAGGCCAAAGCCGAAGCCAGCCAGGAAGGCAGGCAGTGCCCAGCAGCGGCCAGCGCCCCGCGCGGTGCTGCGCCCGCCTCCTCGGGGGATCCCGAGCTTGACAAGAAGATCAAGAACTTAAAAAAG
- the EIF2A gene encoding eukaryotic translation initiation factor 2A isoform X1 yields MRGCPHLCPGAAPVLCGVILPVRGSEGLYMVNGPPSFTESTAFQRDSGKNCKVVAFSKDGSLFAWCNGEKVNLVNVTSAELLCSFDLPKVVCLAFSPKNSVLATWQAYTTAKDGTAGLPNLQLHDVKTGKCLKSFIQKKMQNWCPCWADDESICARNVNNEVHFFENNDFNTIANKLHLQKVNDFVLSPGAQPTKVAVYVPGSKGAPSFVRLYQYPSFGGPQSALANKSFFKADKVTMLWNKKATAVLVVASTEVDKTGASYYGEQTLHYIGTDGQSAVVQLPKDGPIYDVVWSPSSVEFCVVYGFMPAKATVFNLKCDPVFDFGTGPRNAAYYSPHGHILVLAGFGNLRGQMEVWDVKNYKLISKPVASDSTYFAWCPDGEHIVTATCAPRLRVSNGYKIWHYTGTLLHSYQVPSNEEMWQVSWQPFPDGVFPAKAVKYQAVPSELPSAEPRPAQAYRPPALRNKPATSSKLHEDEPPQNMKPQSGSSDKPLSKTALKNQRKHEAKKAAKQEAKAEASQEGRQCPAAASAPRGAAPASSGDPELDKKIKNLKKKLKAIEQLKEQAAAGKQLEKNQLEKIQKETALLQELEELELGL; encoded by the exons ATGAGGGGTTGTCCCCACCTCTGTCCTGGtgcagctcctgtgctgtgTGGGGTCATCCTGCCAG TGAGAGGATCCGAGGGGCTTTACATGGTGAATGGGCCACCCAGTTTCACAGAGAGCACAGCGTTTCAAAG ggACTCTGGAAAAAATTGCAAGGTTGTTGCTTTTAGCAAGGACGGTTCCCTCTTTGCCTGGTGCAACGGAGAAAA AGTAAACCTAGTTAATGTCACCAGTGCTGAGTTGCTGTGCTCCTTTGATCTCCCGAAGGTGGTTTGCCTCGCGTTCTCGCCCAAGAACAGTGTCCTGGCCACCTGGCAGGCCTACACAA CTGCTAAAgatggcacagcagggctgcccaACCTGCAGCTTCATGatgtgaaaactggaaaatgctTAAAATCCTTCATCCAGAAGAAGATGCAGAACTG GTGTCCTTGCTGGGCAGATGATGAGAGCATTTGTGCCAGGAATGTAAACAATGAAGTGCACTTCTTTGAAAACAACGACTTCA acaCTATTGCAAATAAACTACATTTGCAGAAGGTTAATGATTTTGTGTTATCTCCAGGAGCACAGCCAACCAAG GTGGCCGTGTATGTGCCGGGCAGCAAGGGAGCTCCCTCCTTCGTCAGGCTCTACCAGTACCCCAGCTTTGGTGGCCCCCAGTCTGCACTGGCCAACAAGAGCTTCTTTAAAGCTGACAAGGTGACAATGCTGTGGAACAAGAAAG CCACGGCCGTGCTGGTGGTCGCCAGCACCGAGGTGGACAAGACGGGAGCCTCGTACTACGGCGAGCAGACCCTGCACTACATCGGCACGGACGGGCAGAGCGCCGTGGTGCAGCTGC CAAAAGATGGCCCTATTTATGACGTAGTTTGGAGCCCCAGTTCTGTGGAGTTCTGCGTGGTGTACGGTTTTATGCCTGCCAAAGCAACAGTTTTTAACCTGAAATGTGACCCCGTGTTTGATTTCGGCACCGGTCCCCGCAATGCTGCCTACTACAGCCCCCACGGACACatcctggtgctggcagggttTGGAAATCTGCGGGGACAGATGGAAGTGTGGGACGTTAAGAACTACAAACTCATTTCCAAGCCAGTAGCCTCGGATTCCACCTACTTCGCGTGGTGTCCTGACGGGGAGCACATCGTTACAGCCACCTGTGCTCCCAGGCTGAGGGTCAGCAACGGCTACAAGATCTGGCACTACACTGGCACTCTGCTGCACAGCTACCAGGTTCCCTCCAACGAGGAAATGTGGCAGGTGTCCTGGCAGCCCTTCCCGGATGGCGTGTTCCCAGCAAAAGCCGTGAAGTACCAGGCGGTGCCGAGCGAGCTGCCCAGCGCTGAGCCCAGGCCTGCTCAGGCCTACAGGCCTCCAGCCCTCAGGAACAAGCCTGCCACCAGCTCCAAGCTT CATGAGGATGAGCCACCTCAGAATATGAAGCCTCAGTCGGGAAGCAGTGATAAGCCACTCTCTAAAACAGCTCTCAAAAACCAAAGGAAGCATGAAGCCAAGAAAGCTGCTAAACAG GAGGCCAAAGCCGAAGCCAGCCAGGAAGGCAGGCAGTGCCCAGCAGCGGCCAGCGCCCCGCGCGGTGCTGCGCCCGCCTCCTCGGGGGATCCCGAGCTTGACAAGAAGATCAAGAACTTAAAAAAG
- the EIF2A gene encoding eukaryotic translation initiation factor 2A isoform X2, with protein sequence MRGCPHLCPGAAPVLCGVILPVRGSEGLYMVNGPPSFTESTAFQRDSGKNCKVVAFSKDGSLFAWCNGEKVNLVNVTSAELLCSFDLPKVVCLAFSPKNSVLATWQAYTTAKDGTAGLPNLQLHDVKTGKCLKSFIQKKMQNWCPCWADDESICARNVNNEVHFFENNDFTPGSSSDPPCAAKTLTCCWWVLQVAVYVPGSKGAPSFVRLYQYPSFGGPQSALANKSFFKADKVTMLWNKKATAVLVVASTEVDKTGASYYGEQTLHYIGTDGQSAVVQLPKDGPIYDVVWSPSSVEFCVVYGFMPAKATVFNLKCDPVFDFGTGPRNAAYYSPHGHILVLAGFGNLRGQMEVWDVKNYKLISKPVASDSTYFAWCPDGEHIVTATCAPRLRVSNGYKIWHYTGTLLHSYQVPSNEEMWQVSWQPFPDGVFPAKAVKYQAVPSELPSAEPRPAQAYRPPALRNKPATSSKLHEDEPPQNMKPQSGSSDKPLSKTALKNQRKHEAKKAAKQEAKAEASQEGRQCPAAASAPRGAAPASSGDPELDKKIKNLKKKLKAIEQLKEQAAAGKQLEKNQLEKIQKETALLQELEELELGL encoded by the exons ATGAGGGGTTGTCCCCACCTCTGTCCTGGtgcagctcctgtgctgtgTGGGGTCATCCTGCCAG TGAGAGGATCCGAGGGGCTTTACATGGTGAATGGGCCACCCAGTTTCACAGAGAGCACAGCGTTTCAAAG ggACTCTGGAAAAAATTGCAAGGTTGTTGCTTTTAGCAAGGACGGTTCCCTCTTTGCCTGGTGCAACGGAGAAAA AGTAAACCTAGTTAATGTCACCAGTGCTGAGTTGCTGTGCTCCTTTGATCTCCCGAAGGTGGTTTGCCTCGCGTTCTCGCCCAAGAACAGTGTCCTGGCCACCTGGCAGGCCTACACAA CTGCTAAAgatggcacagcagggctgcccaACCTGCAGCTTCATGatgtgaaaactggaaaatgctTAAAATCCTTCATCCAGAAGAAGATGCAGAACTG GTGTCCTTGCTGGGCAGATGATGAGAGCATTTGTGCCAGGAATGTAAACAATGAAGTGCACTTCTTTGAAAACAACGACTTCA CACCAGGCAGTAGCAGTGACCCCCCCTGTGCTGCCAAGACCctgacctgctgctggtgggtgtTGCAGGTGGCCGTGTATGTGCCGGGCAGCAAGGGAGCTCCCTCCTTCGTCAGGCTCTACCAGTACCCCAGCTTTGGTGGCCCCCAGTCTGCACTGGCCAACAAGAGCTTCTTTAAAGCTGACAAGGTGACAATGCTGTGGAACAAGAAAG CCACGGCCGTGCTGGTGGTCGCCAGCACCGAGGTGGACAAGACGGGAGCCTCGTACTACGGCGAGCAGACCCTGCACTACATCGGCACGGACGGGCAGAGCGCCGTGGTGCAGCTGC CAAAAGATGGCCCTATTTATGACGTAGTTTGGAGCCCCAGTTCTGTGGAGTTCTGCGTGGTGTACGGTTTTATGCCTGCCAAAGCAACAGTTTTTAACCTGAAATGTGACCCCGTGTTTGATTTCGGCACCGGTCCCCGCAATGCTGCCTACTACAGCCCCCACGGACACatcctggtgctggcagggttTGGAAATCTGCGGGGACAGATGGAAGTGTGGGACGTTAAGAACTACAAACTCATTTCCAAGCCAGTAGCCTCGGATTCCACCTACTTCGCGTGGTGTCCTGACGGGGAGCACATCGTTACAGCCACCTGTGCTCCCAGGCTGAGGGTCAGCAACGGCTACAAGATCTGGCACTACACTGGCACTCTGCTGCACAGCTACCAGGTTCCCTCCAACGAGGAAATGTGGCAGGTGTCCTGGCAGCCCTTCCCGGATGGCGTGTTCCCAGCAAAAGCCGTGAAGTACCAGGCGGTGCCGAGCGAGCTGCCCAGCGCTGAGCCCAGGCCTGCTCAGGCCTACAGGCCTCCAGCCCTCAGGAACAAGCCTGCCACCAGCTCCAAGCTT CATGAGGATGAGCCACCTCAGAATATGAAGCCTCAGTCGGGAAGCAGTGATAAGCCACTCTCTAAAACAGCTCTCAAAAACCAAAGGAAGCATGAAGCCAAGAAAGCTGCTAAACAG GAGGCCAAAGCCGAAGCCAGCCAGGAAGGCAGGCAGTGCCCAGCAGCGGCCAGCGCCCCGCGCGGTGCTGCGCCCGCCTCCTCGGGGGATCCCGAGCTTGACAAGAAGATCAAGAACTTAAAAAAG
- the SERP1 gene encoding stress-associated endoplasmic reticulum protein 1 translates to MVAKQRIRMANEKHSKNITQRGNVAKTSRTAPEEKASVGPWLLALFIFVVCGSAIFQIIQSIRMGM, encoded by the exons ATGGTGGCCAAGCAGCGCATCCGGATGGCCAACGAGAAGCACAGCAAGAACATCACGCAGCGCGGGAACGTCGCCAAGACCTCG AGGACGGCCCCGGAGGAGAAGGCGTCGGTCGGGCCCTGGCTGTTGGCGCTGTTCATCTTCGTGGTTTGCGGATCAG CCATCTTCCAGATCATCCAGAGCATCCGGATGGGCATGTGA
- the EIF2A gene encoding eukaryotic translation initiation factor 2A isoform X4: MQNWCPCWADDESICARNVNNEVHFFENNDFNTIANKLHLQKVNDFVLSPGAQPTKVAVYVPGSKGAPSFVRLYQYPSFGGPQSALANKSFFKADKVTMLWNKKATAVLVVASTEVDKTGASYYGEQTLHYIGTDGQSAVVQLPKDGPIYDVVWSPSSVEFCVVYGFMPAKATVFNLKCDPVFDFGTGPRNAAYYSPHGHILVLAGFGNLRGQMEVWDVKNYKLISKPVASDSTYFAWCPDGEHIVTATCAPRLRVSNGYKIWHYTGTLLHSYQVPSNEEMWQVSWQPFPDGVFPAKAVKYQAVPSELPSAEPRPAQAYRPPALRNKPATSSKLHEDEPPQNMKPQSGSSDKPLSKTALKNQRKHEAKKAAKQEAKAEASQEGRQCPAAASAPRGAAPASSGDPELDKKIKNLKKKLKAIEQLKEQAAAGKQLEKNQLEKIQKETALLQELEELELGL, translated from the exons ATGCAGAACTG GTGTCCTTGCTGGGCAGATGATGAGAGCATTTGTGCCAGGAATGTAAACAATGAAGTGCACTTCTTTGAAAACAACGACTTCA acaCTATTGCAAATAAACTACATTTGCAGAAGGTTAATGATTTTGTGTTATCTCCAGGAGCACAGCCAACCAAG GTGGCCGTGTATGTGCCGGGCAGCAAGGGAGCTCCCTCCTTCGTCAGGCTCTACCAGTACCCCAGCTTTGGTGGCCCCCAGTCTGCACTGGCCAACAAGAGCTTCTTTAAAGCTGACAAGGTGACAATGCTGTGGAACAAGAAAG CCACGGCCGTGCTGGTGGTCGCCAGCACCGAGGTGGACAAGACGGGAGCCTCGTACTACGGCGAGCAGACCCTGCACTACATCGGCACGGACGGGCAGAGCGCCGTGGTGCAGCTGC CAAAAGATGGCCCTATTTATGACGTAGTTTGGAGCCCCAGTTCTGTGGAGTTCTGCGTGGTGTACGGTTTTATGCCTGCCAAAGCAACAGTTTTTAACCTGAAATGTGACCCCGTGTTTGATTTCGGCACCGGTCCCCGCAATGCTGCCTACTACAGCCCCCACGGACACatcctggtgctggcagggttTGGAAATCTGCGGGGACAGATGGAAGTGTGGGACGTTAAGAACTACAAACTCATTTCCAAGCCAGTAGCCTCGGATTCCACCTACTTCGCGTGGTGTCCTGACGGGGAGCACATCGTTACAGCCACCTGTGCTCCCAGGCTGAGGGTCAGCAACGGCTACAAGATCTGGCACTACACTGGCACTCTGCTGCACAGCTACCAGGTTCCCTCCAACGAGGAAATGTGGCAGGTGTCCTGGCAGCCCTTCCCGGATGGCGTGTTCCCAGCAAAAGCCGTGAAGTACCAGGCGGTGCCGAGCGAGCTGCCCAGCGCTGAGCCCAGGCCTGCTCAGGCCTACAGGCCTCCAGCCCTCAGGAACAAGCCTGCCACCAGCTCCAAGCTT CATGAGGATGAGCCACCTCAGAATATGAAGCCTCAGTCGGGAAGCAGTGATAAGCCACTCTCTAAAACAGCTCTCAAAAACCAAAGGAAGCATGAAGCCAAGAAAGCTGCTAAACAG GAGGCCAAAGCCGAAGCCAGCCAGGAAGGCAGGCAGTGCCCAGCAGCGGCCAGCGCCCCGCGCGGTGCTGCGCCCGCCTCCTCGGGGGATCCCGAGCTTGACAAGAAGATCAAGAACTTAAAAAAG